From the genome of Podospora pseudoanserina strain CBS 124.78 chromosome 7 map unlocalized CBS124.78p_7.2, whole genome shotgun sequence, one region includes:
- a CDS encoding uncharacterized protein (COG:Q; EggNog:ENOG5039UV9): protein MGLLSTAFWAVVSPIVLFLAYTYLSLLWNYIVALQIGVPVRAIPIEQTNPFWMIMDKKVLAFLKRYLPFLRGSSFARFNWRGFEIVERYKPHHELGDVYMVSTPGKNWLYLGDPDLVTEMFKRRNDFPRCSKLTESLNVFGTNLGTVDAAEWKRQRKIIATCFTEQTNAFVWSDAVTRARDMHRYWTSKPNLTTAADDLRTLSLGIMSEVGFGQSSKFQGHEERLGASGTSTTSYKDTLQEILENCVLIMALGPEVLAKLERWLPKKLKKLQHACVVFQSHMTKMYEETKAKVSNRTSSQTSADSRNFLTSLVQASHGMTSEGLTEKQVYGNMFMLAFAGHDTVAHTFTFAMLFLAGSPDVQDWISEEVRAVLGDRDTKDLDYEKDFPRLHRCLAVMCETIRLYSPVALAKWTDSAAQTLQVGQKAIVIPANTMVIPSYSCLHTDPRWWGEDSLTWRPSRWIRKSGPKGEEELITPRKGTFLGWSEGVRDCPGRKFSKVEFVATIATLFKDWKVDPVPLDGENLTQARKRVLEFIVEDAAPVLLLQMNHPERVPLVWKKK from the exons ATGGGCCTCCTATCAACAGCCTTCTGGGCGGTTGTCAGTCCGATAGTTCTTTTCCTGGCATACACTTACCTTTCACTCCTTTGGAACTACATCGTCGCCCTTCAAATTGGCGTCCCGGTCCGAGCTATCCCCATCGAGCAGACCAACCCTTTCTGGATGATTATGGATAAGAAAGTCCTGGCCTTTCTGAAGCGATACCTGCCATTTTTGCGAGGCTCCAGCTTTGCGCGATTCAACTGGCGAGGGTTCGAGATCGTCGAGAGATACAAGCCGCATCATGAACTGGGAGATGTGTACATGGTCTCGACTCCTGGGAAGAACTGGTTGTACCTCGGTGATCCTGACTTGGTAACGGAGATGTTCAAGAGACGGAACGATTTTCCGAGATGTTCGAAGCTGACGG AGTCTCTGAACGTTTTTGGGACAAATCTGGGCACTGTTGACGCCGCGGAGTGGAAGCGGCAACGAAAGATTATTGCGACGTGCTTCACTGAGCAAACCAATGCTTTCGTGTGGAGTGATGCCGTTACTCGCGCCCGCGATATGCACCGTTACTGGACTTCAAAGCCGAACTTGACGACAGCTGCCGACGACCTTCGCACACTGTCTTTGGGCATCATGTCCGAAGTTGGATTCGGGCAGTCATCCAAGTTTCAAGGTCATGAAGAACGGCTGGGAGCAAGCGGCACATCGACGACTAGCTACAAGGACACACTGCAGGAGATTTTGGAGAACTGTGTCCTAATCATGGCGCTAGGGCCAGAGGTTCTTGCCAAGCTTGAAAGATGGCTTCCGAAGAAGCTGAAAAAGCTCCAGCATGCTTGCGTGGTGTTTCAGAGCCACATGACCAAAATGTACGAGGAGACAAAGGCCAAGGTTTCCAATCGGACCTCCTCTCAGACTTCGGCCGATTCGCGAAACTTTTTGACCTCATTGGTGCAAGCCTCACACGGGATGACATCGGAGGGTCTGACAGAAAAGCAAGTGTACGGCAATATGTTCATGTTGGCGTTCGCTGGCCACGACACGGTAGCACACACCTTTACCTTTGCCATGCTCTTCCTGGCAGGGTCTCCTGACGTTCAAGACTGGATTTCGGAAGAGGTGCGGGCGGTCCTGGGAGACCGCGATACGAAGGATCTGGACTACGAAAAGGACTTCCCGCGTCTTCACCGATGTTTGGCTGTGATGTGCGAGACTATCCGTCTGTACAGCCCAGTTGCTTTGGCCAAGTGGACAGATTCGGCCGCACAAACGCTACAGGTTGGACAGAAGGCGATTGTTATCCCCGCAAACACCATGGTCATTCCCAGCTACTCTTGTCTTCACACTGACCCCAGATGGTGGGGAGAGGACTCCTTGACATGGCGGCCCTCGAGATGGATCAGGAAGAGCGGGCcgaagggagaggaggagctgatAACACCTCGCAAAGGGACGTTTCTTGGCTGGTCCGAAGGCGTACGGGACTGCCCAGGCCGAAAATTCTCCAAGGTTGAGTTTGTGGCCACGATCGCGACACTGTTCAAAGATTGGAAGGTTGATCCAGTTCCTCTAGATGGAGAAAATCTGACACAAGCAAGGAAACGAGTACTGGAGTTTATCGTGGAGGATGCTGCTCCCgtgctgctgttgcagaTGAATCATCCCGAAAGAGTACCGCTGGTTTGGAAGAAGAAATGA
- a CDS encoding uncharacterized protein (EggNog:ENOG503P9N2) gives MALLNDVIPVFCTAEIRGDVLDEFFRAAYSSPEFVNEGIHGDIAVLIHDTNTEGITHPTNPPVSKPTSCPFKNKTAEEIWDFAQENLRYPIFNRAIAVLDEQTVVDKETCLLVTTWENPPSEQENGSALLTVRSDFRSALVILNIKNLGIGGDEHFKNGKDAKGVIRLYQR, from the exons ATGGCGCTACTCAACGATGTTATTCCGGTTTTTTGCACTGCTGAAATCCGCGGGGATGTCCTGGACGAATTTTTCCGTGCTGCGTATAGTTCTCCAGAGTTTGTCAATGAAGGAATTCATGGTGACATCG CGGTACTCATCCATGATACCAATACCGAAGGCATAACCCacccaacaaacccaccTGTTTCCAAACCGACCTCTTGCCCCTTCAAGAACAAGACGGCTGAGGAGATCTGGGATTTCGCACAAGAAAACCTGCGTTACCCCATTTTCAACCGTGCCATCGCCGTACTAGACGAGCAAACAGTCGTTGACAAGGAAACATGCTTGCTCGTAACTACTTGGGAAAACCCCCCGTCAGAACAAGAGAACGGGTCTGCGTTGTTGACCGTCAGGTCAGACTTTCGATCAGCACTAGTGatcctcaacatcaaaaaCTTGGGCATTGGAGGGGACGAGCACTTCAAGAATGGCAAAGATGCGAAGGGTGTGATCCGCCTTTATCAGAGATAA
- a CDS encoding uncharacterized protein (COG:L; EggNog:ENOG503P0MY) — protein MGDRENDGTLAPKIKSTACHRCHSRKVKCSGEQPCTNCKKSELECIYPNRNRRVRVDERYIKQLEGENKRLRAQLAHRAEVPPSGGESSVSTPSAAQEEQGPSRDRGSTGPFAVPDSTTALHGSTDAQPWFLDIDLPQTPKPINEAADTAFATRFRQALSDPSDLQFAHVPHNEYAGDDTIMSLAETPWPWPKPSRARLIMNVALMHASRCLYIVRPGEVLRALENSLTDPNWRDPIMAGKLRALFALGELCSSRFVPPGQVFPGLGHFAQASKVLSYLGEHPTMDFIEIRLILSVYSFTLNRIYASYTFAGSAVRMAVLLGLHLNIPPTQLPDPVLREHRVRVWWTAYILDRSWAATLGCLPSIQDEDIRVDMPSNKLVEKDAPTNGDFSDAGYYIAYAKLATISMKVVQSIYGGKDQPADLFTKVQQRLKELKAWVEELPPALHMVTTSTTTSSYPNYDMLSLHLKLNAVSCFSLEYCGGTLLRPTPCFTDHHRSHPSNPPLRSASPRQQLTTKADSRLRQNTHRHLYSMCPSFLPHPVRKLDQRCFSGLVPRPDTEPILSTHRPRRVQSSRSRG, from the exons ATGGGTGACCGAGAAAATGACGGGACCTTAGCTCCGAAGATCAAGTCAACAGC ATGCCATCGCTGCCATTCTCGGAAGGTCAAATGCTCCGGTGAACAGCCCTGCACAAACTGCAAGAAGTCAGAGTTAGAGTGCATCTATCCCAATCGAAATAGACGAGTCCGGGTCGATGAAAG ATATATCAAGCAACTCGAAGGTGAGAACAAGCGGCTGCGCGCTCAACTTGCACATAGAGCAGAAGTCCCACCTAGTGGCGGTGAATCCAGCGTCAGTACACCATCGGCAGCTCAGGAAGAGCAAGGCCCCAGCCGGGATCGCGGCTCAACTGGGCCCTTCGCTGTCCCGGATTCAACAACTGCCCTTCATGGCTCGACTGATGCGCAGCCGTGGTTCCTGGACATCGATCTTCCCCAGACACCGAAACCAATCAACGAGGCGGCCGACACAGCATTTGCAACGAGGTTCAGACAGGCTCTTTCAGATCCAAGTGACCTTCAATTCGCCCATGTTCCACATAACGAGTACGCTGGTGATGACACCATCATGTCGTTGGCCGAGACACCCTGGCCATGGCCGAAACCCTCCCGCGCCCGTCTGATCATGAACGTCGCATTGATGCACGCGAGCAGATGTCTGTATATTGTGCGTCCAGGTGAGGTGTTGCGAGCGTTGGAAAACAGCCTTACCGATCCAAACTGGAGGGATCCGATCATGGCTGGCAAACTGAGGGCACTCTTTGCTCTTGGCGAGCTGTGTTCTTCTAGATTCGTTCCTCCGGGTCAGGTGTTCCCTGGCTTGGGTCATTTTGCACAAGCGTCAAAAGTCCTGAGCTATCTTGGAGAACACCCGACCATGGACTTTATCGAGATACGTCTGATATTG TCAGTCTACTCATTCACACTCAACCGCATCTATGCCTCCTATACTTTTGCAGGCAGCGCCGTCCGGATGGCTGTTCTCTTGGGTCTTCATCTTAACATACCCCCGACGCAACTTCCAGATCCTGTTCTCCGTGAACACCGAGTCAGAGTATGGTGGACGGCTTACATCCTGGATCGGTCATGGGCGGCTACCCTTGGCTGTCTCCCTTCGATCCAGGACGAAGACATCAGGGTGGACATGCCGTCCAACAAGCTGGTGGAAAAGGACGCCCCGACCAACGGAGACTTTAGCGACGCCGGGTACTACATCGCATACGCCAAGTTGGCTACCATCTCTATGAAGGTCGTACAGTCTATCTACGGCGGAAAGGATCAACCAGCCGATCTCTTTACAAAGGTGCAGCAACGGTTGAAAGAGCTAAAGGCTTGGGTGGAGGAACTGCCACCGGCTTTACACATGGTCACCACTAGCACCACGACATCTTCCTACCCAAATTATGACATGCTTTCCTTGCACCTGAAACTCAATGCGGTAAGTTGCTTCTCTCTCGAGTACTGTGGAGGTACCTTACTTAGACCGACCCCGTGTTTTACAGACCATCATCGTAGCCACCCGTCCAATCCTCCTCTACGGTCTGCGTCTCCACGCCagcagctcaccaccaaagccgatTCCCGCCTCCGCCAAAACACTCATCGACACCTGTATTCGATGTGCCCGTCATTCCTACCGCATCCTGTCCGAAAGCTGGATCAACGGTGCTTTTCCGGCCTTGTACCACGACCTGACACAGAGCCTATTCTCAGCACTCACCGTCCTCGCCGTGTCCAGTCTTCTCGATCACGAGGATAG
- a CDS encoding uncharacterized protein (COG:S; EggNog:ENOG503NXIJ), which produces MPSSLSDSNELGITKHAKHGGCAVKVNTAPYVNPTKESQSSLLKRFVRSNRWTPPWCRQQQGREFRYNSGIVLLSAFASAVAAANLYYTYPVLNKAADDFGVSYEKAALIPQLLQGGYGLGILFLCPLGDVFRLRPLIITLTLATTCTWLGLCLSSNFELFTTLSFLTGFVTVSPQILLPLIGTLAPPAQRATAVSLVLAGMMMGLAVPRVVAGIVTQYTPWRNIYWVALGLQCILVALMWLFFPDYPRPDPNNTQTFSRKYMNILGSIIRMMVTQPTLAYGCLVTFLVNAVQASFWTTLTAHLAGPPFHFGPLHIGLFSMIGIGTTILIPVYAHFVIERFAPWFSTINGLLLTIVTVALDCYTENVLKIGGPILQALGVDFGVQLGSVAYRAAVYKELPANRANVIFTACAFIGQLVGTSIGNTVYARSGWSNVGIFHIAFVLVTMVVIFLRGPKEKGWFGWTGGAGLRLENGGSKQKEEGSESDDNSAKDLHVHEGAGSDWLQFDELQGAYEDCSFWGWN; this is translated from the exons atgcccTCGTCTCTTTCTGATAGCAATGAGCTTGGCATCACCAAGCACGCCAAACATGGTGGGTGCGCCGTCAAGGTCAACACTGCTCCATACGTTAACCCTACCAAAGAATCACAATCCTCCCTTCTCAAAAGATTTGTCAGAAGCAATCGATGGACTCCACCATGGTGtcgccaacaacaagggCGGGAATTTAGATACAATTCTGGTATTGTCTTGCTATCCGCCTTCGCCAGCGCCGTGGCGGCCGCCAACTTGTACTACACCTATCCTGTCCTCAACAAAGCCGCCGACGATTTTGGTGTCAGCTATGAAAAGGCCGCTCTCATTCCCCAGCTGTTGCAAGGCGGGTACGGCCTCGGCATCCTATTCCTCTGCCCCCTCGGGGACGTGTTTCGACTCCGgcccctcatcatcaccttgaCCCTTGCAACCACCTGCACTTGGCTCGGGTTGTGTTTAAGCTCCAACTTTGagctcttcaccaccctgaGCTTCCTGACTGGCTTTGTGACGGTGAGCCCTCAAATTCTACTCCCACTCATTGGCACACTTGCGCCACCGGCACAACGAGCCACGGCTGTCTCCCTCGTCTTGGCcggcatgatgatgggcctGGCAGTCCCTCGTGTCGTCGCTGGCATCGTCACGCAATATACGCCTTGGCGTAACATCTACTGGGTTGCTCTCGGCCTCCAGTGCATCCTTGTTGCCCTCATGTGGCTTTTCTTCCCCGACTATCCACGACCagaccccaacaacacccagACCTTCTCCCGCAAATACATGAATATTCTGGGGAGTATCATCCGCATGATGGTCACACAACCGACTCTGGCCTACGGCTGTCTTGTGACCTTCCTGGTCAATGCTGTTCAGGCATCCTTCTGGACAACTCTGACAGCCCACCTCGCCGGCCCACCCTTCCACTTTGGACCCCTCCACATTGGCCTCTTTTCCATGATCGGCAtcggcaccaccatcctgATCCCTGTGTACGCTCATTTCGTGATTGAACGGTTTGCGCCGTGGTTTTCGACCATCAACGGACTGTTGCTGACCATCGTGACGGTTGCCTTGGACTGCTACACCGAGAATGTGCTGAAGATCGGGGGGCCTATACTGCAGGCATTGGGCGTCGACTTTGGGGTACAGTTGGGAAGTGTGGCCTATCGAGCGGCTGTGTACAAGGAGCTGCCGGCCAATCGGGCCAACGTTATTTTTACCGCCTGCGCGTTCATCGGACAGCTGGTTGGTACCAGCATCGGGAACACTGTATATGCCAGGAGCGGTTGGTCAAATGTTGGAATTTTTCACATTGCGTTTGTtttggtgacgatggtggtTATATTTTTGAGGGGgccaaaggaaaaggggtggtttggatGGACAGGGGGAGCTGGGCTGCGGTTGGAAAATGGTGGTTCGAaacaaaaggaggagggttccGAGTCAGATGACAATTCGGCAAAA GATCTCCATGTTCACGAAGGCGCAGGAAGTGATTGGTTACAGTTTGACGAGCTCCAGGGTGCCTATGAAGACTGTAGTTTCTGGGGGTGGAATTAG
- a CDS encoding uncharacterized protein (COG:Q; EggNog:ENOG503PCIN), with the protein MNTSWPSCRSVWFSPADRVGISPLPSQVLCKPTSDLTVGQKEGKFLQKDFSHFGFPKSECYRHPTAFLCQPQLQSIGSYSEVTSNMTGLFALLGLSHSQLAGLVGTLLLTLLFWRRYCSPISDIPGPFTASFTRIWHVLHILKGDQNLELIRLHDKHGHFVRIAPNEVSISHPDAIKKVLASPSLHKAPWYKVIAFPDGRFQNPMSATDPAVKNELSRHLAPAYTLPNLLRSEEAIGNTLELLFDWFDKFSSSKKPIDLDKFFTFATSDVIGEVIFSKQFGFLREGKDINNTIANTHPQAAYVSIAGFFRWFHVLFLSNRFITWLGVTPWGHLIDTAMTAIKERQENPNVEKFDALAHWLHMLEKSKGTMEMHEIHSAAFNAAAAGNETVATGLQAFVYYMIRHPTAWARCRREIDAAKAGTVGGRSVSFADTQRLPFLQACIKEALRVFGPASMGLPRVVPKGTPLVIGDRRIPGSTTVSVNVWVIHHSKEIWGEDARMFNPDRWLTPDAARLEKYFVPWGFGYASCPGQNLAKIELSKICATLVRDYDFVQVDKAKEWRWKAYFTVVPKDWPCYVGRRER; encoded by the exons ATGAATACTTCTTGGCCGTCCTGTCGGTCTGTCTGGTTTAGCCCCGCCGACAGAGTGGGAATCTCACCCCTGCCATCACAAGTTCTCTGCAAGCCCACAAGCGATCTCACTGTTGGTCAAAAAGAGGGGAAATTCTTGCAAAAGGATTTCTCTCACTTTGGCTTCCCCAAGTCCGAGTGTTACCGACATCCTACTGCATTCCTGTgccagccacagctccaGAGCATCGGGTCGTATTCTGAAGTGACGTCGAACATGACAGGGTTATTCGCCCTTTTGGGCCTGAGCCACTCTCAGTTGGCCGGTCTGGTTGGTACTCTGCTCCTCACATTGCTCTTCTGGCGGCGATACTGCTCTCCAATCAGCGATATTCCCGGCCCATTCACGGCCAGCTTCACCAGAATATGGCACGTCCTTCACATTCTCAAGGGCGACCAAAACTTAGAGCTCATCAGGCTGCATGACAAGCATG GTCACTTTGTCCGTATCGCTCCGAATGAAGTCAGCATCAGCCATCCTGACGCGATCAAGAAAGTCCtcgcttctccttctctaCACAAAGCCCCTTGGTACAAAGTGATTGCCTTCCCCGATGGGCGTTTCCAAAACCCCATGTCAGCTACTGATCCTGCCGTCAAAAACGAACTTTCTCGCCATCTCGCCCCAGCATATACCCTTCCCAACCTTCTCCGCTCCGAAGAAGCCATCGGCAACACCCTCGAGCTCCTCTTTGACTGGTTCGACAAGTTTAGCTCTTCCAAGAAGCCCATCGATCTCGACAAGTTCTTCACCTTTGCCACCTCGGACGTCATCGGCGAGGTCATCTTTTCCAAGCAGTTCGGCTTTCTGAGAGAGGGCAaagacatcaacaacaccatcgccaacacaCACCCGCAAGCGGCCTATGTCTCCATCGCCGGGTTCTTCCGCTGGTTTCATGTGCTGTTTCTCAGCAACAGATTCATCACCTGGCTGGGAGTGACACCGTGGGGGCACCTTATCGACACGGCCATGACGGCGATCAAAGAGCGGCAAGAGAATCCCAACGTGGAGAAGTTTGATGCCTTGGCGCACTGGCTCCACAtgctggagaagagcaagggCACGATGGAGATGCATGAGATACACTCGGCGGCGTTCAACGCTGCGGCTGCGGGGAATGAGACGGTGGCGACGGGGCTGCAGGCGTTTGTGTACTACATGATTCGACACCCCACTGCGTGGGCAAGATGCAGGCGGGAGATTGATGCTGCCAAGGCTGGGACTGTCGGTGGTAGATCAGTGTCATTTGCGGACACCCAGCGTTTGCCGTTCTTGCAAGCGTGCATCAAAGAGGCGTTGAGAGTGTTTGGTCCTGCGTCGATGGGGTTGCCGAGAGTAGTGCCGAAAGGAACCCCCTTGGTGATTGGAGACAGACGCATTCCTGGCAGCACCACCGTGTCCGTGAACGTGTGGGTGATTCACCACAGTAAGGAGAtctggggggaggatgcCAGGATGTTTAACCCTGACAGATGGCTCACTCCTGACgcggcgaggttggagaaaTACTTTGTGCCTTGGGGTTTTGGGTACGCCTCGTGTCCTGGTCAGAATCTTGCAAAGATTGAGCTCAGCAAGATATGTGCGACTTTGGTCAGGGATTATGACTTTGTGCAGGTTGACAAAGCCAAGGAGTGGAGGTGGAAAGCCTACTTTACCGTTGTTCCAAAGGACTGGCCCTGTTACGTTGGGAGGAGAGAGCGGTGA
- a CDS encoding uncharacterized protein (EggNog:ENOG503NUFD; COG:E; CAZy:AA3): MKQGQVSQVQIMTPPKSFALFCLNRVFSHVAFVRSVMMARKFNISLVVAALSLITRILPVAVAVPDSVLRARHVQTPEELRDSYDYIVVGAGTAGLTIADRLTELREYSVLVIEHGRFWNPSDPNGDRQTAHLYNLTSVPQIGLNNRTIPLGMGFGVGGSSAVNGMAVMRGTVKDYGIWDQLGNNGSNWSWKELLPYFKKAIHFVPPNPVLAADFNITYDVQAWGQYNDTRLYASFPGGLNPAIKTIYDGLIQTPGIPFPADGHAGNHGVFYYPLSVDPKTRQRSYSRTGHWDGLNRPNYDILTSARATKIVLSGKENAATGVECILTDTEKRVTVKANKEVVISTGAIHTPLLLQLSGVGPRMLLKKAKIPVKVSLPGVGANFQDHPIGPPIRFNFTKPPPPPTSNSTHLPPSEGQGQGLVADLPLPIAAPSAFPAIASSLARQDPASFAAPGTDSSVLRGYKAQNNFLAEQMLSSAPGSLSFLHWVIGYGTAPGANPINFHPTSRGTVSVDPDNIDAPDPVVDYRALTNPVDTDLMIAYLEFYRRFFGPEGPLAGYHAVETAPGAKVTSREDLGGYIRANYIPQAWHPVGTAAKMRRELGGVVDDELRVYGTRGLRVADASVIPILPGGTTQLTVYVIGEKAADLIKETWKGQGGRGASGGKRGDKNR; the protein is encoded by the exons ATGAAACAAGGTCAGGTAAGTCAAGTTCAAATCATGACCCCGCCCAAGTCCTTTGCGTTGTTCTGTCTAAATCGTGTCTTCAGCCATGTTGCTTTCGTACGGTCAGTGATGATGGCACGTAAATTCAACATCTCTCTTGTCGTGGCTGCCCTTTCCCTGATAACGAGGATCCTGCCTGTTGCAGTGGCGGTCCCAGACTCGGTGCTCAGGGCGAGGCATGTTCAAACTCCCGAAGAACTAAGAGATTCATACGACTACATAGTAGTCGGGGCTGGAACCGCTGGTCTTACAATTGCAGATCGTCTGACTGAGCTGCGAGAAT ACTCTGTCCTGGTGATCGAACATGGAAGGTTCT GGAATCCATCCGACCCCAATGGCGACCGTCAAACTGCGCATTTGTACAATCTCACGTCTGTTCCACAAATAGGTCTAAACAACAGAACCATACCGCTGGGCATGGGCTTTGGCGTGGGCGGCAGCTCAGCTGTCAACGGTATGGCTGTGATGCGTGGCACTGTAAAGGACTATGGCATCTGGGATCAGTTGGGAAACAATGGCTCGAATTGGAGCTGGAAAGAATTGCTCCCTTACTTCAAGAAG GCAATCCATTTTGTTCCCCCGAACCCGGTACTTGCCGCGGACTTCAACATTACGTACGACGTTCAGGCTTGGGGACAGTATAATGACACCCGCCTCTACGCATCGTTCCCAGGCGGTCTTAATCCTGCGATCA AAACAATTTACGACGGTCTCATCCAAACGCCAGGAATTCCATTCCCAGCGGACGGACACGCTGGCAACCATGGAGTGTTTTACTACCCATTATCAGTGGATCCAAAGACCCGACAGCGTTCCTATTCCAGAACTGGCCATTGGGATGGTCTGAACAGGCCAAATTATGACATTTTGACAAGCGCACGGGCTACCAAGATAGTCCTGAGTGGTAAGGAGAACGCGGCAACTGGAGTCGAGTGCATCTTGACAGACACAGAAAAGAGAGTTACTGTGAAGGCCAACAAAGAAGTTGTGATATCGACAGGAGCCATCCATACGCCTCTGCTTCTGCAACTGAGCGGAGTAGGTCCACGCATGCTCTTAAAGAAGGCCAAAATCCCTGTTAAGGTCAGCCTACCTGGGGTGGGTGCGAACTTTCAAGATCACCCAATCGGACCCCCTATTCGGTTCAACTTTacaaaaccacccccaccacctacctCAAACTCGACCCATCTCCCGCCCAGCGAaggacaaggtcaaggtctgGTGGCAGAtcttccactccccatcGCGGCACCATCTGCCTTTCCCGCCATCGCCTCTTCCCTCGCTCGCCAGGATCCAGCTTCTTTTGCAGCACCAGGTACAGACAGCTCCGTTCTCCGCGGCTACAAAGCCCAAAACAACTTCCTCGCGGAGCAAATGCTCTCCTCGGCCCCcggctccctctccttcctccactGGGTAATCGGGTATGGTACCGCCCCCGGcgccaaccccatcaactTCCACCCCACCTCCCGCGGTACCGTCTCGGTCGACCCCGACAACATTGATGCCCCAGACCCAGTGGTCGACTACCGCGCCTTGACCAACCCCGTCGACACTGACCTCATGATCGCCTACCTCGAGTTCTACCGCCGCTTCTTCGGTCCCGAGGGCCCATTAGCGGGATATCACGCTGTCGAGACGGCGCCGGGCGCCAAGGTGACAAGcagggaggatttgggggggtATATCAGGGCGAACTACATACCGCAAGCGTGGCACCCTGTTGGGACGGCGGccaagatgaggagggagttgggtggggttgtggatgatgagctgaggGTGTATGGGACCAGGGGATTGAGGGTGGCGGACGCGAGTGTTATCCCGATTTTGCCGGGGGGCACGACGCAATTGACGGTTTATGTGATTGGGGAGAAG GCTGCCGACCTGATCAAAGAGACATGGAAAGGACAGGGCGGAAGGGGGGCTTCAGGGGGTAAGAGGGGCGATAAGAACCGATAA